A window of the Syntrophus gentianae genome harbors these coding sequences:
- the argF gene encoding ornithine carbamoyltransferase yields the protein MNKDLLSVYELEYEDFQAIFENAGRLKELHRERKVYTPLQGKTLGMIFDKSSTRTRVSFEVGMYQLGGLALFLNRRDIQLGRGESVSDTAQILSRYIDGIMIRTFSQQVVEELAAFAAIPVINGLTDLLHPCQILSDLFTIIEKKGTYQGLKIAYVGDGNNIANSWINAAARLPFHLALACPEGYDPDAAILARGVREAREGVVLHRDPFEAVRNADVVYTDVWASMGQEEEQEERAKVFQPYQIDRNLLASAREKALVMHCLPAHRGEEITAEVLDGTQSVVVDQAENRLHVQKAILEILLQGKEKYSEY from the coding sequence ATGAACAAGGATCTTTTAAGCGTTTATGAACTGGAATATGAGGATTTTCAGGCAATTTTTGAAAATGCCGGCCGCCTTAAGGAATTGCACAGGGAACGGAAGGTTTATACCCCTCTCCAAGGGAAAACCCTGGGGATGATTTTTGACAAGTCGTCCACGCGAACGAGGGTTTCCTTTGAAGTCGGCATGTATCAACTCGGCGGTCTGGCCCTCTTTTTAAACCGGCGCGATATACAGCTCGGGCGGGGCGAATCGGTCAGCGACACCGCACAGATCCTGTCCCGTTATATTGATGGAATCATGATTCGGACCTTCTCCCAGCAGGTCGTTGAAGAACTGGCCGCTTTTGCCGCTATCCCCGTGATTAATGGACTTACGGACCTTCTCCATCCCTGTCAGATTCTGAGTGATCTTTTCACCATCATAGAGAAGAAAGGAACGTATCAGGGGCTGAAAATCGCCTATGTCGGCGATGGAAACAACATAGCCAATTCATGGATCAACGCAGCCGCTCGGCTTCCTTTTCATCTGGCCCTTGCCTGTCCCGAAGGCTATGACCCCGATGCCGCTATTCTCGCCAGGGGCGTAAGGGAAGCGCGCGAAGGAGTCGTCCTGCACCGGGATCCGTTCGAGGCCGTGAGAAATGCCGACGTGGTCTATACCGATGTTTGGGCCAGTATGGGGCAGGAGGAGGAACAGGAGGAACGGGCCAAGGTGTTCCAGCCTTATCAGATCGACAGGAACCTGCTTGCTTCGGCAAGGGAAAAAGCCCTCGTGATGCATTGCCTTCCCGCCCACCGGGGGGAAGAGATCACCGCGGAAGTTCTTGACGGCACCCAGTCGGTCGTTGTCGATCAGGCCGAAAACCGGCTGCATGTTCAAAAAGCGATATTGGAAATTTTGCTTCAGGGAAAGGAGAAATACAGTGAATACTAA